A genomic region of Chlorobaculum parvum NCIB 8327 contains the following coding sequences:
- the eno gene encoding phosphopyruvate hydratase, whose amino-acid sequence MSVITKIHARQIMDSRGNPTVEVDVYTESSFGRAAVPSGASTGVHEAVELRDNDKSVFLGKGVLKAVENVNTVINSALQGMDVTEQEEIDAKLLELDGTPNKSVLGANAILGVSLACAKAGAEYSALPLYRYIGGTTAKTLPVPMMNVLNGGAHADNTVDFQEFMIMPIGFERYSDALRCGAEVFHSLKALLHKRGLSTAVGDEGGFAPNVESNEQAIELVIEAIGLAGYKAGAPTDKGGLGDGHVMIALDPASSEFYDTEKKKYVFKKSSGRELSSEEMASYWADWASRYPIISIEDGMAEDDWEGWKLLTEKIGDRVQLVGDDLFVTNSKRLGEGIEKGVGNSILIKVNQIGTLTETLQAIDLAKRNGYTSVISHRSGETEDTTIAQIAVATNAGQIKTGSMSRSDRMAKYNELLRIEEMLGDTAVYPGIKAFRV is encoded by the coding sequence ATGTCAGTCATTACCAAGATCCACGCTCGTCAGATTATGGACTCGCGAGGCAATCCTACTGTCGAAGTCGATGTCTATACCGAAAGCTCTTTTGGCCGTGCGGCTGTACCGAGCGGTGCTTCGACCGGCGTTCACGAAGCGGTCGAGCTCAGGGACAACGACAAGAGCGTTTTTCTCGGCAAGGGCGTGCTCAAGGCTGTCGAGAACGTCAACACCGTGATCAACAGCGCTTTGCAGGGCATGGATGTGACTGAACAGGAAGAGATCGACGCCAAGCTCCTCGAGCTGGACGGCACGCCGAACAAATCCGTACTCGGCGCCAACGCGATCCTCGGTGTTTCGCTGGCCTGTGCTAAAGCTGGAGCCGAGTATTCGGCACTGCCGCTCTACCGCTACATTGGCGGTACGACGGCTAAAACCCTGCCGGTGCCGATGATGAACGTGCTCAACGGTGGTGCGCACGCCGACAATACGGTCGATTTCCAGGAGTTCATGATTATGCCGATCGGCTTCGAGCGCTACTCCGACGCTCTGCGTTGTGGCGCCGAGGTGTTCCACTCGCTCAAGGCTCTGCTGCACAAACGCGGTCTGAGCACCGCCGTTGGTGACGAAGGCGGTTTTGCGCCGAACGTGGAGTCCAACGAACAGGCGATCGAACTGGTGATCGAGGCCATCGGCCTGGCCGGTTACAAGGCTGGCGCGCCGACCGACAAGGGCGGCCTCGGTGACGGTCACGTCATGATCGCGCTCGATCCGGCCAGCTCGGAGTTCTACGACACCGAGAAGAAAAAATATGTGTTCAAAAAGTCCTCCGGTCGTGAACTCTCTTCCGAAGAGATGGCAAGCTACTGGGCAGACTGGGCGAGCCGTTACCCGATCATCTCCATCGAAGACGGCATGGCCGAGGATGACTGGGAAGGCTGGAAATTGCTGACCGAAAAGATCGGCGACCGCGTGCAGCTCGTGGGTGACGACCTGTTCGTGACCAACAGCAAGCGCCTCGGCGAAGGCATCGAAAAGGGAGTCGGCAACTCCATTCTCATCAAGGTGAACCAGATCGGCACCCTGACCGAAACCCTTCAGGCAATCGACCTGGCCAAGCGCAACGGCTACACCTCGGTCATCAGCCACCGCAGCGGCGAAACCGAAGACACCACCATCGCGCAGATCGCCGTGGCGACCAACGCCGGCCAGATCAAGACCGGCAGCATGTCGCGCTCCGACCGCATGGCCAAGTACAACGAGCTGCTCCGTATCGAGGAGATGCTCGGCGACACGGCCGTCTATCCCGGTATCAAGGCTTTCCGGGTCTGA
- the fusA gene encoding elongation factor G, with the protein MQAVPTDQLRNIVVTGHSGTGKTMLCESLALSMGIINRLGSIEEGTTLSDYASDEIERKHSLNTSLIHGNWKDKKINIIDTPGLLDFHGDVKSAMRVADTVLITVNAATGVEVGTDTVWDYTQEYYKPTVFVLTKLDADRADFDTTLEALRDHFGHLVTPIQFPVEEGQNHHILIDVLLMKQLEFNPDKPGSMEISEIPDLYRKKAEELHQQLVEAVAETDEELMNRFFDVGTLAEDELRAGIKSALVTRTFFPVFCTSPLHLIGSERLLNAIVNLCPSPIERGPEHAYCSVMNDEKLLDPDPEGPTVAFIFKTMSEPRVGEISYVRVYSGHIETGHELIDAQTGQLEKLGQVYTMLGQKKIPVDKLLAGDIGMVVKLKNSHTNDTLADKGVDCRISPIIFPEPVLSTAIVPTTQGDEEKISSGLHHLHEEDPSFTIEHDTEFNQTILKTLGETHLDIIISRLFNKFNVKVETAPIRIPYRETIRISASAQGKFKKQSGGRGQYGDVWIRIEPTERDSGFEFASEVVGGVVPTRYLPAVEKGIRETITHGLLAGYPLVDLKAVAYDGSHHPVDSSENAFKIAASMGFKAAFDKAKPLILEPLCSLTVQTPDQYTGEIVGEISSKRGRILGMDTDSRFQIIKAMIPQASLSDFHHALTRLTHSRARYSYTFSHYEEAPSDVASKLIAEKNNES; encoded by the coding sequence ATGCAAGCTGTTCCAACCGACCAATTGAGGAACATTGTCGTTACCGGCCATTCCGGAACCGGAAAAACCATGCTGTGCGAATCGCTTGCCCTGAGCATGGGGATAATCAACCGGCTCGGCAGCATTGAAGAAGGGACGACCCTGTCAGATTATGCATCCGATGAAATCGAAAGAAAACACAGCCTGAACACCAGCCTCATTCACGGAAACTGGAAAGACAAGAAGATCAATATCATCGACACTCCCGGCCTGCTCGACTTTCACGGGGACGTCAAATCGGCTATGCGCGTGGCCGATACGGTGCTGATCACAGTCAACGCAGCCACGGGCGTTGAGGTAGGCACCGACACCGTCTGGGACTATACGCAGGAGTACTACAAACCGACCGTGTTCGTGCTGACCAAGCTCGATGCCGATCGGGCTGACTTCGACACAACCCTCGAAGCTCTGCGCGACCATTTCGGCCATCTGGTCACGCCGATCCAGTTCCCAGTAGAAGAAGGCCAGAATCACCACATTCTGATTGACGTGCTGCTGATGAAGCAGCTTGAATTCAATCCCGACAAGCCGGGCAGCATGGAAATTTCCGAGATTCCCGACCTCTACCGGAAAAAGGCCGAGGAGCTTCACCAGCAACTGGTCGAGGCAGTCGCCGAAACCGACGAGGAGCTCATGAACCGCTTTTTCGACGTCGGCACCCTGGCTGAAGACGAGCTCCGGGCTGGCATCAAATCGGCGCTCGTGACGCGAACCTTCTTCCCGGTTTTCTGTACCTCCCCGCTTCATCTGATCGGTTCGGAGCGCCTGCTCAACGCCATCGTTAACCTCTGCCCTTCGCCGATCGAGCGCGGCCCGGAACACGCCTACTGTTCGGTGATGAACGACGAAAAGCTGCTCGATCCCGACCCGGAAGGCCCGACGGTCGCATTCATCTTCAAGACCATGTCGGAACCGAGAGTTGGCGAAATCTCCTATGTACGCGTCTATTCCGGCCACATTGAAACCGGACATGAACTGATCGACGCCCAGACCGGGCAGCTCGAAAAGCTCGGACAGGTCTATACCATGCTTGGACAGAAAAAAATCCCGGTCGACAAGCTCCTTGCCGGCGACATCGGCATGGTGGTCAAGCTCAAAAACTCCCACACCAACGACACGTTGGCCGACAAAGGAGTCGATTGCCGCATCAGCCCGATCATCTTCCCCGAACCGGTGCTTTCCACAGCTATCGTTCCGACCACCCAGGGTGATGAGGAAAAGATTTCATCCGGTCTGCACCACCTCCACGAAGAGGATCCGAGCTTTACCATCGAGCACGATACGGAGTTCAACCAGACCATTCTGAAAACCCTCGGAGAAACCCATCTCGACATCATCATCAGCCGTCTGTTCAACAAGTTCAACGTAAAAGTCGAGACCGCCCCCATCCGCATTCCCTATCGCGAAACCATCAGAATCAGCGCCTCGGCGCAGGGCAAATTCAAAAAGCAGTCGGGTGGCCGTGGCCAGTATGGTGATGTGTGGATCAGGATCGAGCCTACGGAACGAGACTCTGGATTCGAGTTCGCCAGCGAAGTGGTTGGCGGCGTAGTGCCAACCCGCTATTTACCGGCTGTCGAAAAGGGAATACGCGAAACGATCACTCATGGACTCCTTGCCGGCTATCCACTGGTCGATCTCAAGGCCGTAGCCTACGATGGTTCGCACCATCCGGTTGACAGCTCGGAGAACGCTTTTAAAATCGCGGCAAGCATGGGCTTCAAAGCCGCCTTTGACAAAGCAAAACCACTGATTCTCGAACCGCTCTGTTCACTCACCGTTCAGACACCTGACCAGTATACCGGTGAAATCGTCGGGGAAATCTCAAGCAAGCGAGGCCGTATTCTCGGCATGGATACCGACTCACGATTCCAGATCATCAAGGCGATGATTCCGCAAGCCTCGCTCTCGGATTTCCATCATGCGCTGACCAGGCTGACCCATAGCCGAGCCCGATACAGCTACACGTTCAGCCATTACGAAGAGGCTCCATCCGATGTAGCAAGCAAGCTCATTGCGGAGAAAAACAACGAAAGCTAA
- a CDS encoding polyprenol monophosphomannose synthase encodes MLEQPIQNPVDISGLTGKTLVIIPTYNEAENIKPLIGAILRSYSQALEILVIDDNSPDGTASIIESIIENESRVHLIQRPGKLGLGTAYLAGFRYALEHGYERIIEMDADFSHDPAAITSLLKEAQNADLVIGSRYLNNTVNVINWPLSRLILSKTASIYTRWITGMPVSDPTSGFKCLSRKALQAIALDRVHSQGYSFQIEIDFRVWRQGLAIREVPIVFVDRTVGKSKMTRKNIVEAVWMVWWLKLLSIVGRL; translated from the coding sequence GTGTTAGAGCAGCCGATTCAGAATCCTGTCGATATTTCTGGGCTTACCGGAAAGACATTGGTTATCATTCCAACCTACAACGAGGCCGAGAATATCAAGCCCCTTATCGGGGCGATTCTCCGCTCCTATTCTCAAGCTCTTGAGATTCTTGTGATTGATGACAACTCTCCTGATGGCACGGCATCGATCATCGAATCGATCATCGAGAACGAATCGCGAGTCCACCTTATACAAAGGCCGGGAAAGCTTGGGCTTGGAACGGCTTATCTTGCAGGTTTCCGTTATGCCCTTGAGCATGGCTATGAGCGGATCATCGAGATGGACGCCGATTTTTCACACGATCCTGCTGCGATCACCTCTTTGCTCAAGGAGGCACAGAATGCTGATCTGGTGATCGGATCGCGTTACCTGAACAACACGGTCAATGTGATCAACTGGCCCCTTTCGCGGCTTATCCTGTCCAAAACAGCCAGCATTTACACCCGCTGGATTACCGGAATGCCGGTTTCAGATCCAACAAGCGGTTTCAAATGCCTGAGCCGAAAAGCCCTTCAAGCCATTGCCCTGGATCGAGTTCATTCGCAGGGGTACTCGTTTCAGATCGAGATTGACTTTCGGGTCTGGAGGCAAGGGTTAGCCATTCGTGAGGTGCCGATTGTCTTTGTCGATCGGACGGTTGGAAAATCGAAAATGACCAGAAAAAATATCGTGGAGGCAGTCTGGATGGTCTGGTGGCTTAAGCTACTTTCAATTGTCGGGCGGTTATAG
- a CDS encoding indolepyruvate ferredoxin oxidoreductase subunit alpha, whose protein sequence is MAEPVENKNQAPAPGAKAAPKGGAPAAPKGPAAPKAKAPAAKQSGKARLSPLDVTLGRSGVRQESALPYVKPKAAPPPKPAAKPAAKGAPAAKGAPVAKEGAPAAKPVAKAAPKAAAPVKKAPPRPKKHYFIIENLCVGCGLCLDKCPPKINAIGYKFYGDVQEGGFRCYIDQDACISCSACFSGDECPSGALIEQLPDGEVLDFSYTPPERLDFDLRFLHRFHREVR, encoded by the coding sequence ATGGCCGAACCTGTTGAAAACAAAAACCAGGCACCTGCTCCGGGAGCAAAAGCGGCTCCGAAAGGCGGCGCGCCTGCCGCACCCAAAGGTCCGGCTGCGCCGAAGGCTAAAGCGCCTGCCGCCAAGCAGTCTGGCAAGGCAAGGCTGTCTCCGCTTGATGTTACGCTCGGCCGTTCCGGTGTTCGCCAGGAGTCTGCGCTTCCGTATGTCAAACCAAAGGCAGCGCCGCCTCCGAAACCGGCAGCCAAGCCTGCGGCCAAGGGTGCTCCGGCAGCTAAAGGTGCTCCTGTTGCGAAAGAGGGCGCTCCAGCAGCCAAGCCAGTGGCAAAGGCCGCACCCAAAGCTGCTGCACCGGTTAAGAAAGCTCCGCCGCGTCCGAAGAAGCACTATTTTATTATCGAGAACCTCTGCGTCGGCTGCGGACTGTGTCTGGACAAATGCCCGCCGAAGATCAACGCTATTGGTTACAAGTTCTATGGCGACGTTCAGGAAGGCGGCTTCCGCTGCTACATCGATCAGGATGCATGTATTTCATGTTCGGCATGTTTCTCTGGTGACGAGTGTCCTTCAGGTGCCTTGATCGAACAGCTTCCTGATGGCGAAGTGCTCGACTTCAGCTACACGCCGCCGGAAAGGCTTGATTTTGATTTGCGCTTCCTGCATCGCTTCCATCGCGAGGTCAGGTAA
- a CDS encoding photosystem I psaA/psaB family protein, whose translation MAEQVKPAGVKPKGTVPPPKGKAPAPKANGAPGGASVIKEQDAAKMRRFLFQRTETRSTKWYQIFDTEKLDDEQVVGGHLALLGVLGFIMAIYYISGIQVFPWGAPGFHDNWFYLTIKPRMVSLGIDTYSTKTADLEAAGARLLGWAAFHFLSGSILLFGGWRHWTHNLTNPFTGRCGNFRDFRFLGKFGDMVFSGTSAKSYKEALGPHAVYMSLLFLGWGLLMWLLLGFAPIPDFQTINSETFMSFVWFVVFFALGIYWWNNPPNAAIHLNDDMKAAFSVHLTAIGYINIALGVIAFVAFQQPSFHAYYKELDNLVFYIYGEPFNRVSFDFVEQGGKIISGSKEFAEFAPYAILPRNGASFGMARVVTNLITFNHIICGVLYVFAGVYHGGQYLLKIQLNGIYNQIKSIWITKGRDQEVQVKILGTVMALCFSTMLSVYAVIVWNTICELNIFGTNIMMSFYWLKPLPIFQWMFADPSINDWVMAHVITAGSLFSLIALVRIAFFAHTSPLWDDLGLKKNSYSFPCLGPVYGGTCGVSIQDQLWFAMLWGIKGLSAVCWYIDGAWIASMMYGVPAADAKAWDAIAGLHHHYTSGIFYYFWTETVTIFSSSHLSTILMIGHLVWFISFAVWFEDRGSRLEGADIQTRTIRWLGKKFLNRDVQFRFPVLTISDSKLAGTFLYFGGTFMLVFLFIANGFYQTDSPLPPPVSHAAVSGQQMLAQLVDTLMKLIA comes from the coding sequence ATGGCTGAACAAGTGAAACCCGCAGGGGTCAAGCCGAAGGGGACAGTGCCTCCTCCAAAAGGAAAGGCGCCGGCTCCGAAGGCAAATGGCGCGCCAGGCGGAGCATCGGTCATTAAAGAGCAGGATGCCGCCAAGATGAGACGTTTTCTGTTCCAGCGAACAGAAACGCGCTCGACGAAGTGGTACCAGATCTTCGATACCGAAAAGCTCGATGACGAGCAGGTCGTAGGCGGCCATCTTGCCTTGCTCGGTGTGCTCGGCTTTATCATGGCAATCTACTACATCTCGGGTATCCAGGTGTTTCCTTGGGGAGCCCCGGGTTTCCATGACAACTGGTTCTACCTGACCATCAAGCCGAGAATGGTTTCGCTCGGCATCGACACCTACAGCACCAAAACTGCCGATCTCGAGGCTGCTGGTGCAAGGCTCCTCGGATGGGCAGCCTTCCATTTCCTCTCCGGTTCGATTCTCCTGTTCGGCGGCTGGCGCCACTGGACGCACAATCTGACCAACCCCTTCACCGGCCGCTGCGGTAACTTCCGCGATTTCCGTTTCCTCGGCAAATTCGGTGACATGGTCTTCAGCGGCACCAGCGCAAAGAGCTACAAAGAAGCTCTCGGGCCACACGCTGTTTACATGTCTTTGCTTTTCCTTGGCTGGGGCCTTCTGATGTGGCTTCTCCTTGGTTTCGCTCCGATTCCCGATTTCCAGACGATCAACTCCGAAACCTTCATGTCGTTTGTCTGGTTTGTCGTTTTCTTCGCTCTTGGTATCTACTGGTGGAACAATCCCCCGAATGCAGCTATCCATCTTAACGATGATATGAAGGCCGCGTTCTCGGTTCACCTGACCGCTATTGGCTACATCAACATCGCGCTTGGCGTGATTGCCTTTGTCGCCTTCCAGCAGCCGTCGTTCCATGCTTACTACAAAGAGCTCGACAATCTGGTGTTCTATATCTATGGTGAGCCGTTCAACCGCGTCAGCTTCGACTTCGTTGAGCAGGGCGGCAAGATCATCTCCGGCTCCAAGGAGTTTGCCGAGTTCGCACCGTACGCTATTCTTCCCAGGAACGGCGCTTCGTTCGGCATGGCAAGGGTGGTGACAAACCTCATTACCTTCAACCACATCATCTGTGGTGTGCTTTATGTGTTTGCCGGTGTGTATCATGGTGGCCAGTATCTCCTCAAGATCCAGCTCAACGGTATTTACAACCAGATCAAGTCGATCTGGATCACCAAGGGCCGCGACCAGGAAGTTCAGGTCAAAATCCTCGGTACCGTTATGGCTCTCTGCTTCTCGACCATGCTTTCGGTGTATGCCGTCATCGTCTGGAACACGATCTGCGAGCTGAACATCTTCGGCACCAACATCATGATGTCGTTCTACTGGCTCAAACCGCTGCCGATCTTCCAGTGGATGTTCGCTGACCCGAGCATCAACGACTGGGTCATGGCCCACGTTATCACGGCCGGTTCGCTTTTCTCGCTGATCGCTCTTGTTCGTATCGCCTTCTTCGCTCATACCTCTCCTCTGTGGGATGACCTGGGTCTGAAGAAGAACTCTTACTCTTTCCCGTGCCTTGGTCCGGTCTATGGCGGTACCTGCGGTGTCTCCATTCAGGACCAGCTCTGGTTCGCCATGCTCTGGGGTATCAAAGGTCTGTCCGCAGTTTGCTGGTATATCGATGGTGCTTGGATTGCATCGATGATGTACGGCGTGCCTGCTGCAGATGCGAAGGCTTGGGATGCGATTGCAGGACTGCATCATCACTATACCTCGGGTATCTTCTACTACTTCTGGACTGAGACCGTGACGATCTTCTCCAGCTCGCACCTCTCGACCATTCTCATGATTGGTCACCTGGTGTGGTTCATCAGCTTTGCTGTCTGGTTCGAGGATCGCGGTTCGCGTCTTGAAGGTGCTGATATTCAGACCCGCACCATCCGCTGGCTGGGCAAGAAGTTCCTCAACAGGGACGTCCAGTTCCGCTTCCCGGTGCTGACCATTTCGGACTCCAAGCTTGCTGGTACTTTCCTGTACTTCGGCGGTACCTTCATGCTGGTGTTCCTCTTCATCGCCAACGGCTTCTATCAGACCGATTCTCCGCTGCCGCCTCCCGTCAGCCACGCAGCAGTATCGGGACAGCAGATGCTTGCCCAGTTGGTTGATACGCTGATGAAACTGATTGCGTAA
- the dapF gene encoding diaminopimelate epimerase — translation MQIEFTKMSGAGNDFIVIDNRQSQFNLEPEQVHAMCTRRTGIGADGLILIEASETADFRMNYHNADGYPGSMCGNGGRCAVYFSYLIGIRPAGNRYRFEAGPGTYEAEITGKESVRLHMLPPKNFRDDLHAGAWSCHFVDTGSPHAIAYVDNLDQMDVFTEGRTIRNNKEVFPEGTNVNFLEVTAPDALSIRTFERGVEDETLACGTGTVAAALMSYRLGKVASSPVRVTVRSGETLMVGFNDAMDEIYLEGPARPVYQGTIAL, via the coding sequence ATGCAGATCGAATTCACCAAAATGTCGGGAGCCGGCAACGACTTCATCGTCATCGACAACAGGCAGAGTCAGTTCAACCTCGAACCGGAACAGGTGCATGCGATGTGTACCCGGCGAACCGGCATCGGTGCTGACGGCCTGATTCTTATCGAGGCATCCGAAACTGCCGATTTCAGAATGAATTACCACAACGCCGACGGGTATCCCGGTTCGATGTGCGGAAACGGCGGCCGGTGCGCGGTCTACTTCTCCTACCTCATCGGTATCCGCCCGGCAGGAAATCGCTACCGCTTTGAAGCCGGCCCCGGAACGTATGAGGCAGAGATCACTGGCAAGGAGTCGGTCAGGCTACATATGCTTCCGCCAAAAAACTTCAGAGACGATCTGCATGCGGGCGCATGGAGCTGCCATTTCGTCGATACCGGTTCCCCGCACGCCATCGCCTATGTCGATAACCTCGACCAGATGGACGTCTTCACCGAAGGCCGCACCATCCGGAATAACAAGGAGGTCTTCCCGGAAGGCACCAATGTCAACTTTCTGGAAGTCACCGCACCCGATGCACTCAGCATCAGGACATTCGAGCGGGGCGTCGAGGATGAAACCCTCGCCTGCGGCACCGGCACGGTAGCGGCCGCTCTGATGAGCTACCGGCTCGGCAAGGTTGCGTCATCGCCAGTCAGGGTGACGGTAAGAAGCGGCGAAACACTGATGGTCGGCTTCAATGACGCGATGGACGAGATTTACCTCGAAGGGCCGGCCCGCCCGGTCTATCAGGGAACTATCGCCCTGTAA
- the amrS gene encoding AmmeMemoRadiSam system radical SAM enzyme: protein MHTTSFYHTAPDGVLQCDLCRHYCRIRPGRSGLCRVRKNIDGRLIALTYGRALSQSVDPVEKKPLYHFMPGTATWSFGTAGCNFTCANCQNWQISQALPDEEATPFIPPEKIVQNAIRAGCPSISCTYTEPTIFAEYALDVMKLAKESGLKTIWVSNGYLSPLCLDTIHPWLDAINVDLKSMDDAFYRRLCGARLAPVLDSLRQIRKSGIHLEITTLVIPGHSDDPAMLERLAGFIADELASDVPWHLIPFYPEISWKMHETPATEPSALETAWQIGRDAGLQHVYSASHNDTLCAHCGATLVKRERQFIGAQVKRFDAGGRCPSCNQPSPVKN from the coding sequence ATGCATACGACAAGCTTCTATCATACAGCTCCGGACGGAGTGCTTCAGTGTGACCTCTGCCGTCACTACTGCCGCATCCGTCCTGGGCGCAGCGGCCTGTGCAGGGTAAGGAAAAACATCGACGGCCGACTGATTGCGCTCACCTACGGCAGGGCGCTGTCGCAGTCGGTTGATCCGGTGGAGAAAAAGCCGCTCTACCACTTCATGCCAGGCACGGCGACCTGGTCGTTCGGTACGGCGGGCTGCAACTTCACCTGCGCCAACTGCCAGAACTGGCAGATCAGCCAGGCGCTCCCGGACGAAGAAGCCACGCCATTCATCCCACCCGAAAAGATCGTACAGAACGCCATCCGCGCCGGATGCCCATCAATCTCCTGCACCTACACCGAGCCGACAATCTTTGCCGAATATGCACTCGACGTCATGAAGCTCGCCAAAGAGAGCGGGCTCAAAACGATCTGGGTGAGCAACGGCTACCTGTCGCCGCTCTGCCTCGACACCATTCACCCGTGGCTCGACGCGATCAACGTCGATCTCAAATCGATGGATGACGCCTTTTACCGTCGCCTCTGCGGCGCACGACTCGCCCCGGTGCTCGACAGCCTGCGTCAGATTCGCAAAAGCGGCATCCATCTTGAAATCACCACGCTCGTCATCCCCGGCCATTCGGATGATCCGGCCATGCTCGAACGCCTTGCAGGCTTCATCGCTGACGAACTCGCTAGCGACGTGCCCTGGCACCTTATTCCGTTTTACCCGGAGATTTCATGGAAGATGCACGAAACACCGGCCACCGAACCGTCAGCGCTTGAAACAGCTTGGCAGATCGGCCGGGATGCCGGATTGCAACACGTGTACTCAGCGTCTCACAACGACACCCTTTGCGCGCACTGCGGCGCGACGCTCGTTAAACGCGAACGCCAGTTCATCGGAGCGCAGGTCAAACGGTTCGACGCTGGAGGTCGATGCCCATCCTGCAACCAGCCATCGCCTGTAAAAAACTAA
- the amrB gene encoding AmmeMemoRadiSam system protein B — protein MQRNIRNPAVAGAFYPADPSELNTLLAELFEKTSQPSSQPSPKAVIVPHAGYRFSGRVAARAFSTLEGQHIRTAVLLGNAHAALFDSIAIDPHDGWRTPLGTVPLDKMMRIRLIELDPTLYHQSDIAHQRDHVLEVQLPLLQHALASGFKILPVLFGQNPAGTYWQCAEALLSLLSDDDLLIASSDLSHYPTYHDAQAIDTRTLEHLVELDIQGLEQHEQEVMQRRIPGLETVFCGPDAVKTVLEIGSRLGWKGKLLSYRNSGDADQASRDAVVGYGAVMFTTH, from the coding sequence ATGCAGCGAAACATCAGGAACCCAGCTGTTGCAGGCGCTTTTTATCCGGCTGATCCCTCTGAACTCAACACTCTGCTCGCTGAGCTTTTTGAGAAAACAAGCCAGCCATCGAGCCAACCCAGCCCCAAAGCCGTCATCGTCCCGCACGCAGGCTACCGGTTCAGTGGGCGGGTTGCCGCTCGGGCGTTTAGCACGCTGGAGGGACAGCACATCCGAACCGCGGTGCTGCTCGGCAATGCCCACGCTGCACTGTTCGACAGCATCGCCATCGATCCGCACGACGGCTGGCGCACACCGCTGGGCACCGTACCGTTGGACAAAATGATGCGAATCCGGCTGATCGAACTCGATCCGACACTGTATCATCAATCTGACATCGCCCACCAACGCGACCACGTGCTCGAAGTCCAGCTTCCGCTGCTCCAGCACGCACTGGCGTCCGGCTTCAAAATCCTGCCCGTACTATTTGGCCAAAACCCGGCGGGTACGTACTGGCAATGCGCAGAAGCCCTCCTTTCGCTCCTCTCGGACGACGACCTGCTCATAGCCAGCTCAGACCTGTCGCACTACCCGACCTACCACGATGCCCAAGCCATTGACACCCGAACTCTCGAACATCTGGTTGAGCTGGACATTCAAGGACTCGAACAGCACGAACAGGAGGTCATGCAGCGCAGAATCCCTGGCCTTGAAACCGTTTTCTGCGGCCCGGATGCCGTCAAAACCGTCCTCGAAATCGGCAGCAGGCTAGGCTGGAAAGGCAAGCTGCTCAGCTACCGGAACAGCGGCGATGCCGATCAAGCCTCCCGGGATGCCGTGGTCGGTTATGGCGCAGTCATGTTCACCACCCACTGA